One stretch of Cohnella algarum DNA includes these proteins:
- the truB gene encoding tRNA pseudouridine(55) synthase TruB, with translation MNGNHSYEGVLGVWKPAGWTSHDVVAKARRIIGVRRIGHTGTLDPAVTGVLPICVGRATRMVEYLQEMPKAYEATLRFGIATDTEDAGGQVVERAEVHHLTEGDIVAAIRSFVGDIEQTPPMVSAVKVNGKRLYELARQGVTVERKARPVTIHGIEVLELNAAGPHPEVRFSVRCSKGTYIRTLCVDIGRKLAVPAVMAELKRVESSGLTERDCLTLERMAQLKQDGALEEKFIPADRLLGFLPSARASFAEARNALNGKTIEAKALDPEPKQPGLWRLYREDGAFLGLFDADAERASLRPVKVFHPADENGQAVR, from the coding sequence ATGAACGGCAACCATTCGTACGAAGGCGTGCTCGGCGTTTGGAAACCCGCCGGCTGGACCTCCCACGACGTCGTGGCCAAAGCCCGCCGCATTATCGGCGTCCGGCGGATCGGGCATACCGGCACGCTGGATCCCGCCGTAACGGGCGTTTTGCCGATTTGCGTCGGACGGGCAACCCGGATGGTGGAATATTTGCAGGAGATGCCGAAAGCGTACGAAGCGACGCTCCGGTTCGGCATCGCGACCGATACGGAGGACGCCGGAGGACAGGTCGTCGAACGAGCGGAGGTTCATCATCTGACCGAAGGGGATATCGTTGCGGCGATCCGGTCGTTCGTCGGCGACATCGAGCAGACGCCGCCGATGGTTTCGGCGGTCAAGGTGAACGGCAAGCGGCTTTACGAGCTCGCGCGGCAAGGCGTGACGGTCGAGCGCAAAGCCCGGCCCGTGACGATTCACGGCATCGAAGTGCTGGAATTGAACGCGGCGGGACCGCATCCGGAGGTTCGCTTTTCGGTTCGCTGCTCGAAAGGGACTTATATACGGACGCTATGCGTCGATATCGGCCGCAAGCTTGCGGTGCCGGCCGTCATGGCCGAGCTGAAGCGCGTGGAGAGCTCCGGGCTGACGGAGCGGGATTGCCTGACGCTGGAACGGATGGCGCAGCTGAAGCAGGACGGAGCGCTGGAAGAGAAGTTTATCCCGGCCGACCGGCTGCTCGGCTTTCTTCCGAGCGCCAGGGCTTCTTTTGCCGAAGCGAGAAACGCGCTGAACGGGAAGACGATCGAGGCGAAAGCGCTCGATCCGGAGCCGAAGCAGCCGGGACTGTGGCGACTGTACCGCGAGGACGGAGCTTTTCTCGGATTGTTCGACGCCGATGCCGAAAGAGCTTCCCTTCGTCCGGTCAAAGTGTTTCATCCGGCGGACGAAAACGGACAGGCCGTTCGGTAG
- the infB gene encoding translation initiation factor IF-2 encodes MTNKQETQDNKDKVRVYEYAKKLNMSSKEIITILKRVNLPVNNHMSVMEDNMVHAVEKFFRDVKANAAAKMAQSKPAGGGARPDAPAGGRKAEDGAAVKAAPKPPQAEQPQPAQSGQSERPQAEGDRAGGRQGERAHDQGGRGDRPQGQGQGGNRFGDRPQGQGQGGNRFGDRPQGQGQGGNRFGDRPQGQGQGGGNRPQGQGQGGNRFGDRPQGQGQGGGNRFGDRPQGQGGNRPQGQGGGNRPQGQGGGNRPQGQGGGRPQGAGGGFGARIPAPPAAAAAPAGSRGGARPGGGKGREDFNRNGGAGGKRKENDFGKRFDDGRMNFKSRGKGGKNGKNRNNQPPREKIDNTPKKIIVRGEMTVGELAKLLHKDASEVIKKLLFLGVMATINQDLDLDTVLLVASEFGVETEVKIVVEDTNFETIEENDDPDDLLERPPVVTIMGHVDHGKTTLLDAIRETKVASGEAGGITQHIGAYQVEVNGKKITFLDTPGHEAFTTMRARGAQVTDITILVVAADDGVMPQTVEAINHAKAANVPIIVAVNKIDKPGANPDKVKTELTEYGLVQEEWGGDTIFVEVSAKQRLNLDNLLEMILLVAEVNDYKANPDKRARGTVLEAELDKGKGPIARILVQNGTLKVGDAFVAGDRFGRIRAMTNDRGRRVKEAGPSTPVEITGLTEVPQAGDPFMVFEDERKAREIAEKRSIKTRQETLKSNSKVTLDDLFNKIKEGEIKDLNVILKADVQGSLEALKGSLEKIEIEGVRVKAIHTGVGAITESDITLALASSAIVVGFNVRPEPRAAAFAEQEKVDVRLHRIIYKVIEEIEQAMKGMLDPVFKEKVIGHAEVRETFKVSKVGTIAGCMVTDGKVTRTAEARLVRGGIVVYEGKIDTLKRFKDDAKEVSEGYECGLTLEKFNDIQIGDVIEAFVMESVQP; translated from the coding sequence TTGACTAATAAACAAGAGACGCAAGACAACAAGGATAAGGTTCGCGTATACGAATACGCCAAAAAGCTCAACATGAGCAGCAAGGAAATCATAACGATTCTGAAGCGGGTCAATCTGCCCGTGAACAACCATATGAGCGTCATGGAAGACAACATGGTTCACGCCGTCGAGAAGTTTTTCCGCGACGTTAAAGCGAACGCGGCGGCCAAAATGGCGCAGTCGAAGCCGGCCGGCGGCGGAGCTCGTCCGGACGCTCCGGCGGGCGGCCGCAAGGCGGAAGACGGAGCTGCCGTGAAGGCGGCGCCGAAGCCGCCGCAAGCGGAGCAGCCGCAGCCGGCGCAAAGCGGCCAAAGCGAGCGCCCGCAAGCGGAAGGCGACCGCGCGGGCGGCCGGCAAGGCGAGCGCGCGCATGATCAGGGCGGCCGCGGAGACCGTCCGCAGGGCCAAGGGCAGGGCGGCAACCGCTTCGGCGACCGTCCGCAAGGTCAAGGACAGGGCGGCAACCGCTTCGGCGACCGCCCGCAGGGCCAAGGGCAGGGCGGCAACCGCTTCGGCGACCGTCCGCAAGGCCAAGGGCAGGGCGGCGGCAATCGCCCGCAGGGCCAAGGGCAGGGCGGCAATCGCTTCGGCGATCGTCCGCAGGGCCAGGGGCAAGGCGGCGGCAATCGCTTCGGCGACCGCCCGCAGGGTCAAGGCGGCAACCGCCCGCAAGGACAGGGCGGCGGCAACCGTCCGCAAGGCCAAGGCGGCGGCAATCGCCCGCAAGGTCAAGGCGGCGGTCGTCCGCAGGGCGCGGGCGGCGGCTTCGGCGCGCGCATTCCGGCTCCGCCGGCAGCGGCGGCGGCTCCCGCGGGCAGCCGCGGCGGCGCGCGTCCGGGCGGCGGCAAAGGCCGCGAGGATTTCAACCGCAACGGGGGCGCCGGCGGCAAGCGCAAGGAGAACGATTTCGGCAAACGGTTCGACGACGGCCGGATGAACTTTAAATCGCGCGGCAAAGGCGGCAAAAACGGGAAAAACCGCAACAACCAGCCGCCCCGCGAAAAAATCGACAACACGCCGAAAAAAATCATCGTCCGCGGCGAGATGACGGTCGGCGAGCTCGCCAAGCTGCTGCACAAGGACGCGTCGGAAGTCATCAAGAAGCTGCTCTTCCTCGGCGTCATGGCGACGATCAACCAGGATCTCGATCTCGACACCGTGCTGCTCGTCGCGAGCGAGTTCGGGGTCGAAACCGAAGTGAAGATCGTCGTGGAGGACACGAACTTCGAGACGATCGAAGAGAACGACGATCCGGACGATCTGCTCGAGCGCCCGCCGGTCGTCACGATCATGGGCCACGTCGACCACGGGAAGACGACGCTGCTGGACGCCATTCGCGAGACGAAGGTCGCTTCCGGCGAAGCCGGCGGCATCACGCAGCATATCGGCGCCTATCAAGTCGAAGTCAACGGGAAGAAGATCACGTTCCTCGATACGCCGGGTCACGAAGCGTTTACGACGATGCGCGCCCGCGGCGCCCAGGTAACGGATATTACGATTCTCGTCGTCGCGGCCGACGACGGCGTCATGCCGCAAACGGTCGAGGCGATCAACCATGCCAAAGCGGCCAACGTTCCGATTATCGTGGCCGTCAACAAAATCGACAAACCCGGCGCGAATCCGGATAAAGTCAAGACGGAACTGACGGAATACGGTCTCGTGCAGGAAGAGTGGGGCGGCGACACGATTTTCGTCGAAGTGTCCGCGAAGCAGCGCCTGAACCTCGACAACCTGCTGGAAATGATTTTGCTCGTCGCCGAAGTGAACGACTACAAGGCGAATCCGGACAAACGCGCGCGCGGCACGGTACTCGAAGCCGAGCTCGACAAGGGCAAGGGCCCGATCGCCCGCATTCTCGTCCAGAACGGAACGCTCAAAGTGGGCGACGCGTTCGTTGCCGGCGACCGGTTCGGACGCATCCGGGCGATGACGAACGACCGCGGCCGACGCGTCAAGGAAGCGGGACCGTCGACGCCGGTCGAAATTACGGGCCTCACGGAAGTGCCGCAAGCCGGCGATCCGTTCATGGTGTTCGAGGACGAGCGGAAGGCGCGCGAAATCGCCGAAAAGCGTTCGATCAAAACGCGCCAGGAAACGCTCAAGTCCAACTCCAAGGTTACGCTGGATGACTTGTTCAACAAGATCAAGGAAGGCGAGATCAAAGATCTCAACGTCATCCTGAAGGCCGACGTGCAAGGCTCGCTCGAAGCGCTGAAAGGCTCCCTCGAGAAAATCGAGATCGAAGGCGTGCGCGTCAAGGCGATTCATACCGGCGTCGGCGCCATTACCGAATCGGACATTACGCTCGCCCTCGCTTCGTCGGCGATCGTCGTCGGGTTCAACGTCCGTCCCGAGCCGCGGGCCGCGGCCTTCGCGGAACAAGAGAAGGTCGACGTCCGCCTGCACCGGATCATTTACAAGGTGATCGAAGAAATCGAGCAGGCCATGAAGGGAATGCTCGATCCGGTCTTCAAGGAGAAGGTCATCGGGCACGCCGAAGTCCGGGAAACGTTCAAGGTCAGCAAGGTCGGCACGATCGCGGGCTGCATGGTCACGGACGGCAAGGTGACCCGCACCGCCGAAGCGCGGCTCGTCCGCGGCGGAATCGTCGTGTACGAAGGGAAAATCGATACGCTCAAAAGGTTCAAGGACGACGCCAAGGAAGTGTCGGAAGGCTACGAGTGCGGCTTGACGCTCGAGAAGTTCAACGACATTCAAATCGGCGACGTGATCGAGGCCTTTGTAATGGAATCTGTCCAGCCTTGA
- a CDS encoding L7Ae/L30e/S12e/Gadd45 family ribosomal protein — MTTNKALSRLGLAMRAGKLASGEEIVQKAIRSGDAKLVLLAEDASELTRKKVADKCASYNVPLLIGYTRYELGGAVGKPERVLFAVTDRGFADMIRSGWVQHSEVDNID, encoded by the coding sequence ATGACGACGAATAAGGCGCTGTCCCGTCTGGGGCTCGCGATGCGGGCGGGGAAGCTGGCATCCGGGGAAGAAATCGTGCAAAAAGCCATACGCTCCGGCGATGCCAAGCTGGTGCTGCTGGCGGAAGACGCATCGGAGCTGACGCGTAAAAAAGTGGCGGACAAATGCGCAAGCTACAACGTTCCGCTATTGATCGGATATACGCGGTACGAGCTGGGCGGCGCCGTCGGCAAGCCCGAGCGCGTTTTGTTTGCCGTGACGGATCGAGGCTTTGCCGACATGATTCGAAGCGGCTGGGTTCAACATTCGGAGGTGGACAATATTGACTAA
- the pnp gene encoding polyribonucleotide nucleotidyltransferase, whose protein sequence is MQLGGRPLVLETGRLAKQANGAIYVQYGETVVLSTVTASSEPKDLDFFPLTVNYEERLYAVGKIPGGFIKREGRPSEKAILASRLTDRPIRPLFPEGFRNDVQIVNLVMSVDQDCSPEIAAMIGTSAALSISNVPFNGPIGGVIVGRVDGQFVINPTVAQEEKSDMYVVVAGTKDAIMMVEAEADEVPETEMLEAIMFGHEEIKKIVATIEQLQAEAGQPKMEVVLHAVDKAVEADVNAYAKDRLVEAVRIAEKHARQEAIDAINAETVEHFANAYADAPEKLGDVKEVLYDIVKNEVRRLITHDKVRPDGRKLDEIRPISGDTGVLPRTHGSGLFTRGQTQALSVCTLGPLGDVQILDGIGLEESKRFMHHYNFPPFSVGEARPLRPPGRREIGHGALGERALLKVIPNESEFPYTIRLVSEVLESNGSTSQASICASTLAMMDAGVPIKAPVAGVAMGLIKDGDHFSILTDIQGMEDHLGDMDFKVAGTAKGVTAIQMDIKIDGIDRSILTQSLEQAKEGRMFILGKMMEVLAEPRKELSPYAPKIVTMKIHPDKIRDVIGSGGKIINKIIEDTGVKIDIEQDGTVYIASSDAAANEKARSIIEGIVREVVVGEIYMGTVKRIEKFGAFVEILPGKDGLVHISQLANERVAKVEDVVAIGDKIEVKVTEIDSMGRINLSRKVLLNASAPQVPAN, encoded by the coding sequence ATGCAGCTTGGCGGTCGTCCGCTCGTTCTGGAAACCGGTCGTCTGGCCAAGCAAGCGAACGGAGCCATTTACGTCCAATACGGCGAAACGGTCGTTCTGTCGACGGTAACGGCATCGTCCGAGCCGAAGGATCTCGATTTTTTCCCGCTTACCGTCAATTATGAGGAGCGTCTTTACGCCGTAGGGAAAATTCCGGGCGGCTTCATCAAACGGGAAGGACGTCCGAGCGAAAAGGCGATCCTGGCCAGCCGGCTGACGGACCGTCCGATTCGCCCGCTGTTTCCGGAGGGCTTCCGGAACGACGTGCAAATCGTCAATCTCGTCATGAGCGTCGATCAGGACTGCTCGCCGGAAATCGCCGCGATGATCGGCACGAGCGCCGCATTGTCGATTTCGAACGTTCCGTTTAACGGACCGATCGGCGGCGTCATCGTCGGAAGGGTCGACGGGCAGTTCGTCATCAACCCGACGGTCGCCCAGGAAGAGAAGAGCGACATGTACGTCGTCGTCGCCGGCACGAAGGACGCCATCATGATGGTCGAGGCGGAAGCCGACGAGGTGCCGGAGACGGAAATGCTCGAAGCGATCATGTTCGGGCACGAAGAAATCAAAAAAATCGTGGCGACGATCGAGCAGCTCCAAGCGGAAGCCGGCCAGCCGAAAATGGAAGTCGTGCTGCACGCCGTCGACAAAGCCGTGGAAGCGGACGTAAACGCGTACGCCAAGGATCGCCTCGTCGAGGCGGTGCGAATCGCCGAGAAGCATGCCCGGCAGGAAGCGATCGACGCGATCAACGCCGAGACGGTGGAACACTTCGCGAACGCATACGCGGATGCTCCCGAGAAGCTGGGCGACGTCAAGGAAGTGCTGTACGACATCGTCAAAAACGAAGTCCGCCGGCTCATCACGCATGACAAAGTGCGTCCGGACGGCCGCAAGCTCGATGAAATCCGTCCGATCTCCGGCGACACCGGCGTGCTGCCGCGGACGCACGGCTCCGGTCTGTTTACGCGCGGCCAGACGCAGGCGCTCAGCGTTTGCACGCTCGGCCCGCTCGGCGACGTGCAGATTTTGGACGGCATCGGACTCGAGGAGTCGAAGCGGTTCATGCACCACTACAATTTCCCGCCGTTCTCGGTCGGCGAAGCCCGCCCGCTGCGTCCCCCGGGCCGCCGCGAAATCGGGCACGGTGCGCTCGGCGAACGCGCCCTGCTCAAGGTCATTCCGAACGAATCCGAATTCCCGTATACGATTCGTCTCGTATCCGAGGTGCTGGAATCGAACGGTTCGACGTCCCAGGCAAGCATTTGCGCGAGCACGCTCGCGATGATGGACGCCGGGGTGCCGATCAAGGCGCCGGTAGCGGGCGTGGCGATGGGGCTGATCAAGGACGGAGACCACTTCTCCATTTTGACCGATATCCAGGGCATGGAAGACCATCTCGGCGATATGGACTTCAAGGTGGCGGGCACAGCCAAAGGCGTGACGGCGATTCAGATGGACATCAAGATCGACGGCATCGACCGCTCCATCCTGACGCAATCGCTCGAGCAAGCGAAGGAAGGCCGGATGTTCATTCTCGGCAAAATGATGGAAGTGCTTGCGGAACCGCGCAAAGAGCTGAGTCCGTACGCGCCGAAAATCGTCACGATGAAAATCCATCCGGACAAAATTCGCGACGTCATCGGCTCCGGCGGCAAGATCATCAACAAGATCATCGAAGATACCGGCGTCAAAATCGACATCGAGCAGGACGGCACCGTCTACATCGCTTCCTCCGACGCGGCGGCCAACGAGAAAGCGCGCTCGATCATCGAAGGCATCGTGCGAGAAGTCGTCGTCGGCGAAATTTACATGGGAACGGTGAAGCGAATCGAAAAATTCGGCGCCTTCGTGGAAATTTTGCCGGGCAAGGACGGACTCGTTCACATTTCCCAACTGGCGAACGAGCGGGTGGCGAAAGTGGAGGACGTCGTCGCGATCGGCGACAAGATCGAAGTCAAAGTCACGGAAATTGATTCGATGGGACGCATCAACCTGTCGCGCAAAGTGCTGCTGAACGCGAGCGCCCCGCAAGTTCCTGCCAATTAA
- the rnpM gene encoding RNase P modulator RnpM, which produces MKQRKIPLRKCVATQDMMPKKELIRIVRTPEGEILIDMTGKKPGRGAYLCGKSSCFKLAKKNKALDRALKTTVPPEIYDRLEADFIKVQDEFNAAKELADEDDDE; this is translated from the coding sequence ATGAAGCAACGTAAAATTCCGCTGCGCAAATGCGTCGCCACGCAGGATATGATGCCGAAGAAGGAGCTGATCCGCATCGTCCGCACGCCCGAAGGGGAAATCCTGATCGACATGACGGGCAAAAAGCCCGGGCGGGGCGCCTATTTGTGCGGCAAATCCTCCTGCTTCAAGCTGGCCAAAAAAAACAAGGCGCTCGACAGGGCGCTCAAAACGACGGTGCCGCCGGAAATTTACGATCGGCTGGAAGCGGACTTCATCAAGGTGCAGGACGAGTTCAACGCGGCAAAGGAGCTGGCGGACGAAGATGACGACGAATAA
- a CDS encoding bifunctional riboflavin kinase/FAD synthetase has protein sequence MERYDISFSTVAQAFDIPEQAAKPEGVSLAIGFFDGVHLGHSEVIKKAVSLARDRGQRSAALTFDPHPRVVLGKDQYNTILTPLDRKAARFAELGVDIVYVVSFDLGFSQVTAEQFVGSLLAPLNVSTVVVGFDFRFGHRGQGDPATLRELAGGRIDVKVVEPVYLDGAKVSSTRIRAELADGHCDRAALLLGRPYELTGTVVHGQARGRLIGFPTANLSADEPYVLPRHGVYAVRAKDGGAEYGGVMNVGIRPTVDEAGGEPKLEAHLFDFDGDLYGRELAVQFVKYIRPEKKFGSLEELSLQIKRDADEAREILAETRSLA, from the coding sequence GTGGAACGTTATGACATTTCTTTTTCGACTGTGGCGCAAGCTTTCGACATACCGGAGCAAGCCGCAAAGCCGGAAGGCGTCTCGCTCGCCATCGGTTTTTTTGACGGCGTCCATCTCGGCCATTCGGAAGTGATCAAGAAAGCCGTCTCGCTCGCCAGGGACCGGGGACAACGCTCGGCGGCGCTTACGTTCGACCCCCATCCGCGCGTCGTATTGGGCAAAGACCAATACAACACGATTTTGACGCCGCTGGATCGGAAAGCGGCCCGTTTCGCGGAGCTCGGCGTGGACATCGTCTATGTCGTTTCGTTTGATTTGGGCTTTTCGCAAGTGACGGCCGAGCAGTTTGTCGGCAGCCTGCTTGCGCCGCTTAACGTTTCGACCGTCGTCGTCGGGTTCGATTTCCGGTTCGGCCACCGGGGGCAGGGCGATCCCGCCACGCTTCGGGAGCTGGCCGGAGGCCGCATCGACGTTAAAGTCGTCGAACCGGTATACCTCGACGGGGCCAAGGTGAGCAGCACCCGCATCCGCGCCGAGCTGGCGGACGGCCATTGCGACCGGGCGGCGCTCCTGCTCGGCCGGCCGTACGAACTGACGGGGACGGTCGTGCACGGCCAGGCTCGCGGGCGGCTGATCGGGTTTCCGACGGCCAATCTTTCGGCCGACGAGCCGTACGTGCTTCCGCGCCACGGCGTCTATGCGGTCCGGGCAAAAGACGGCGGCGCGGAATACGGAGGCGTCATGAACGTCGGCATCAGGCCGACCGTCGACGAAGCGGGCGGGGAACCGAAGCTGGAGGCGCATTTGTTCGATTTCGACGGGGATCTTTACGGCCGCGAGCTTGCCGTGCAGTTTGTCAAGTACATTCGCCCGGAGAAAAAGTTCGGCTCGCTCGAAGAACTGAGCCTGCAAATCAAACGGGACGCGGACGAAGCCCGCGAAATTTTGGCCGAGACGCGCTCGCTCGCCTAG
- a CDS encoding polysaccharide deacetylase family protein: MRTTSPIRLAALLVCLAALLAAGRYGPIAPYVQAVKSDKTASIAFGGLEKTDAGPAGLAEWIKAEAPKLAIPPVDAKIDRVWKAIPGYNGREVDIDATLARAKELGLGPGGEPGRFPWVFRELEPAVQLDQLEPAPVYRGNPNKPMVGLMINVAWGDEYLPSMLKTLADEKAKATFFFDGTWLSKNLDKAREIVKAGHEASNHAYTHPNMSRLGAERQRSEIAKTEALLRDGLGTSNKWFAPPSGDFNELTVRTASGLGLRTVLWTLDTIDWKKPPASGVVAKVSAQAEPGTLILMHPTSTTEQALAGIIRAVREKGLEPGTVTDTLSSARTEDRPAA; encoded by the coding sequence ATGCGAACGACGTCGCCGATTCGGCTGGCGGCGCTGCTGGTCTGCCTGGCGGCGCTGTTGGCCGCCGGCCGCTACGGTCCGATCGCGCCTTATGTACAAGCCGTAAAAAGCGACAAAACCGCCTCCATCGCGTTTGGCGGGCTGGAGAAGACCGACGCGGGACCTGCGGGTCTTGCGGAATGGATAAAAGCGGAAGCGCCGAAACTCGCGATACCGCCGGTCGACGCGAAAATCGACCGGGTGTGGAAAGCGATCCCCGGCTACAACGGCCGGGAAGTGGACATCGACGCCACGCTGGCGCGGGCGAAAGAGCTTGGACTCGGTCCGGGCGGGGAGCCGGGCCGATTTCCGTGGGTGTTCCGCGAACTTGAGCCCGCGGTGCAATTGGATCAATTGGAGCCGGCTCCCGTCTATCGCGGAAATCCGAACAAGCCGATGGTCGGTTTGATGATCAACGTCGCCTGGGGCGACGAATATTTGCCTTCGATGTTAAAGACGCTTGCGGACGAAAAGGCGAAAGCGACGTTTTTTTTCGACGGCACCTGGCTGAGCAAAAATCTCGACAAAGCCCGGGAAATCGTGAAAGCGGGCCACGAGGCGTCCAACCATGCGTATACCCATCCGAACATGAGCCGGCTTGGCGCCGAGCGCCAACGAAGCGAGATTGCGAAGACGGAGGCGCTGCTGAGAGACGGGCTCGGGACGAGCAATAAATGGTTTGCGCCGCCGTCGGGCGACTTTAACGAGCTGACCGTGCGAACGGCATCCGGGCTGGGACTGCGAACGGTGCTGTGGACGCTCGATACGATCGACTGGAAAAAGCCCCCCGCCTCCGGGGTCGTGGCCAAAGTTTCCGCCCAGGCGGAGCCCGGAACGCTTATTCTCATGCATCCGACTTCGACGACGGAGCAGGCGCTCGCGGGCATCATCCGCGCCGTTCGCGAAAAGGGGCTGGAGCCGGGCACGGTGACGGATACGCTCTCGTCGGCGCGAACGGAAGACCGTCCGGCCGCATAG
- the rpsO gene encoding 30S ribosomal protein S15 → MALTQERKQELIEQFKTHPSDTGSPEVQVAILTENINNLTGHFREHKKDHHSRRGLLKMVGQRRKLLAYLKNKDVNRYSALIAKLGLRR, encoded by the coding sequence ATGGCACTGACGCAAGAACGCAAGCAAGAACTGATCGAGCAATTCAAGACGCACCCTTCGGACACCGGGAGCCCGGAAGTCCAAGTTGCTATCCTGACGGAGAACATCAACAACCTGACGGGCCACTTCCGGGAGCACAAGAAGGATCACCACTCCCGCCGCGGTCTGCTCAAGATGGTCGGCCAACGGCGCAAGCTGCTGGCATACCTGAAAAACAAAGATGTCAACCGCTATAGCGCTCTGATCGCAAAGCTCGGCCTGCGCCGTTAA
- the rbfA gene encoding 30S ribosome-binding factor RbfA translates to MAKFRVGRVGEEIKREISTLIQTELKDPRIGFITVTGVDVTNDLSLARVFLSILGSEEQKEASLHALGKAKGFLRSELGRRMRLRHTPEIEFRFDHSIEYGSHIESLLQKINRESGE, encoded by the coding sequence ATGGCCAAATTTCGCGTCGGACGCGTCGGCGAGGAAATAAAGCGGGAAATCAGCACCCTGATCCAGACGGAACTGAAGGATCCGCGCATCGGATTCATCACCGTTACCGGGGTGGATGTTACGAACGATTTATCTTTGGCCCGGGTGTTTTTGAGCATTCTCGGGAGCGAGGAGCAGAAGGAAGCGTCGCTGCACGCGCTCGGCAAGGCGAAGGGCTTCCTCCGGAGCGAGCTCGGGCGGAGAATGAGACTCCGCCACACGCCCGAAATCGAATTTCGCTTCGACCATTCGATCGAATACGGCAGCCATATCGAATCGCTGCTGCAAAAAATCAACCGGGAGAGCGGAGAATGA
- a CDS encoding DHH family phosphoesterase codes for MNDRSGQFEAAARFLRERDDFLVVAHVQPDGDAISSTVAIGWLLDRLGKRFTMYNDGPVPSRLSYLWRSGDIATAAGDGGMKLFKHVVTVDCADFGRVGEAAKWFAPDRELLNIDHHATNDGFGTVNLLDFDAAATAQIVFELMNAMGLTPDAEMATALYTGLMTDTGGFRYSNTSPRVMEIASSLLAAGADGAALAERLLERMTMGQMLMIQRALSRLAFSDDGKIGWLWVTADDLTETGASNEDLEGLVNYPRNIEGVEVGLLFKQFADEGVKVSFRSAGLVDVAAVAQQFGGGGHIRASGCRIAAPLAEAIERVLAALRADLEAKRS; via the coding sequence ATGAACGATCGGTCCGGGCAATTCGAGGCGGCGGCGCGTTTTTTGCGGGAGCGCGACGATTTTCTCGTCGTCGCCCACGTACAGCCGGACGGCGACGCCATCAGCTCCACCGTCGCGATCGGATGGCTGCTCGATCGGTTGGGCAAGCGATTTACGATGTACAACGACGGGCCGGTTCCGTCGCGGCTGTCGTATTTGTGGCGAAGCGGAGACATCGCGACGGCGGCCGGCGACGGCGGCATGAAGCTTTTCAAGCATGTCGTCACGGTCGACTGCGCGGATTTCGGCCGCGTCGGGGAAGCTGCCAAATGGTTTGCCCCGGATCGCGAGCTGCTCAACATCGACCACCATGCGACGAACGACGGCTTCGGGACGGTCAACCTGCTCGATTTCGACGCCGCCGCGACGGCTCAGATCGTTTTTGAACTGATGAACGCGATGGGGCTGACCCCGGACGCGGAAATGGCGACGGCCCTGTATACCGGGCTGATGACCGACACGGGCGGCTTTCGGTATTCGAATACGAGTCCGCGCGTCATGGAAATCGCGTCCTCGCTGCTTGCCGCGGGAGCGGACGGCGCCGCGCTGGCGGAGCGGCTGCTGGAGCGAATGACGATGGGACAAATGCTCATGATCCAGAGGGCGCTGTCGCGCCTTGCGTTCAGCGATGACGGGAAAATCGGCTGGCTGTGGGTCACTGCCGACGATTTGACCGAGACGGGCGCTTCGAACGAAGATTTGGAGGGGCTCGTCAACTATCCGCGGAATATCGAGGGCGTCGAGGTCGGGCTGCTGTTCAAGCAGTTTGCGGACGAAGGCGTAAAAGTGAGCTTTCGCTCGGCGGGCCTCGTCGACGTCGCCGCCGTCGCGCAGCAATTCGGAGGCGGCGGCCATATCCGGGCATCCGGCTGCCGGATCGCGGCGCCGCTCGCGGAGGCGATCGAACGGGTGCTGGCGGCGCTGCGGGCGGATTTGGAGGCCAAACGCTCATGA